The DNA segment GAAAATTGAATATTGCTTAAATCCCTTCGAGACACATTTTCGTCTTTCTGCTTAGATAGTTTGGCAATCGgccttactaaaatttttaaacgtttttcaaataaaaaaggaTCCGTTGGTCTGGAATCGTTTAATTTTACAGTTGGGAGGAAGGATCGGCCTGTGGCATTTCGACTTCCTATGAACACTCTTAGCGGCAGTCCGCTAAGGAAAGACGAGATCGGAAATGATTCTTGATAAGACAACTTCCGAGTTGGGCTTTTCCTgttttaaaactaagtattttaaCGGCGATAGACGTGGTTGATTTACTTAAGAATCGACTTTCAAAGCTAGACTTGGGAAGATTGGTTACATGAGAGAAAAGTAAGTTACGATGGGTCGGGCCTCGTAGACTGTAACCGACATGAATCCCGGAGTAAAAATCTATTTTCGATGATCGTGGGAATTGACGAAACTAGCTCGAGGCGATTCTTATATTCGTGTTTATTCAACTTAATCtttcatcttctttattttattgcttttattttaataCATCTTTCTTTGCActtttactttgtttattttattttcttgttactTCTCAAATCaccttttttattttccatttcagcTCCTAGGTCGAGAACAAGAAAGTTAATCAAAAATTCCATTAAACTCCCTGTGGATCGACCCTCTTCCACTATtctacctttttatttatttattttatttttgaagaggtttattttattttgataggcAAAACGACGCCTGTCAAAAATTGGCGCCGCTGATGGAGTTTTATTTTCGGCAATTATtgattattttgtttgatttttatgaCCAGGAGAAACCCGGAGACTCTAGTTCAATATAACCCAGAAATTGAAGCAAGCGCTCGTAAAAATCACGGTCAACGCTTCGACGAAAGAAGCATCAAGAGCAAAGAAAACGACAATCCAATCTGGAATCTACCTCTGCGACACCACCACGTGAACCGGAACAAACTCCCAACGAAGGACCACCTCCCAACACCACTACTCCAATAACAAATCCCACGTTTGAACCGGAGCCAATGGCGAACCAAACCATTAGAGAACTTGCCGCTGCCCCCGCCGTACAACAACCGCTCTGCATTACCTTTCCTCAAGGCACTACCCCTTTTCAACTTAAAACAGGGTTAATTCATCTCCTCCCTACATTCAATGGTCTTCCTAGCGAAAGCCCACATAAACATCTCGCTGAATTCCACATGGTGTGTAGTAGCATGAAGCCGCAAGGAGTCTCGGAAGACCAAATCAAACTAAGggcatttcttttttctttagccGGAATGGctaaggaatggttattttacctTCCACCTAACTCAATAACCACATGGGCTGAACTATCTCGTGTTTTCCTTGATAGGTATTTTCCAGCGGCAAAGGCAAGCGATCTTAGGCGAAGCATTTTGGGAATCCAGCAAAGGAGCGATGAATCTGTCTACGACTACTGGGAGAGGTTCAAAAAGTTATGCGCAAGTTGCCCGCAGCATGGCCTATCCGAGCAGACCCTTCTTCGGTATCTCTATGAAGGGATGCTTCCGATGGAAAAAAAGATGGTGGATGCTGCAAGTGGTGGCGCACTCATCAATATGACGCCAGAAAATGCTAGAACTCTAATCTCTACTATGGCCGCAAACTCGCAACAGTTCGGCTCTTCAAGTGAACCTAACCGACGGGTTCACGAAGTAAGTACCGTTTctttggaaaataaaatagacAAATTGACTGATATTGTCAATTCTCTTGTCACAGGTAAGATAGGAGCCGCGAAGGTTTGTAGAATCTACACGATGCCGAACCACCCAACTGATTCATGTCCAATGCTACAAGATGAGACGGGCGCCTAAGTCAATGCCATAAATAATTTCCCAGGACCTCCTCAAAGGCCATACAATCCTTACGGTAACACTTTCAATCCCGGTTAGAGAGACCATCCAAATATGAGCTATggaaacaaaaaccaaaattacCAACTGAGACCACCCCCCTTTCCAAATCAATCACCACAAAAAACCTCTCTTGAGACCATTGTTGAAAAGTTAGCCATTCCAAAAGAGAAATTCCAAACCCAAACACAATCACATCTCCAAGAAATTGACAAACAAATAAGCCAACTAGCCCAAATCGTTGGTCGCCTAGAGTCTCAAGGACGATTGCCCTCTCAAACTGAAACAAATTCGAGGGAAAATGTGAGCGCGATTACTTTACGAAGTGGTACCGTAATTTCACCAGAGCCGACAAAGGAGCCCGAGAAAATCGAGAAAGACAAAGAAGACACTTCTTTGAAGAGTCAAGTAGAAAAATTCTCGCCTACCTCAGGTAAAGTCATTCCTAGTCATTCTTTTTCTACTTACGAGACTCCTCCTCCCTTTCCAGGAAAGCTTGCAAGGCGTGACAAAAAGGAAGAGGAGAAGCAAATTTTGGATATATTCAAAAAAGTGGAAATCAATATTCCACTCCTTGATGTCATTCGGAAGGTGGCAAAATATGCGAAGTTTTTGAAAGACTTATGCACAAATCGGAGGCAGTTATCCAGCAATGAAAGAGTTAACCTCAACGAGAATATTTCGGCCATTTTTCAAAGACGCCTACCACCGAAATACAAGGACCAATGGATGTTTGCAATTCCGTGCAAAATAGGAAAAGTCGGAATAAAAAGGGCAATGTGTGATCTAGGCGCATCTATTAATGTCATGCCGCTAAGCGTCTACAACAACATTTCAACAGAACCATTAAAAGAGACGCGAGTGACGGTTCAATTAGCTGATCGGTCAGTTATCTACCCCGAAGGGGTACTAGAAAACGTGTTGGTAAAGGTAAACGATCTCATTTTCCCTGCTGATTTTTACATTATTGACATGAAAAATGACCGCAGCAATAACGGatcagaaatcttacttggacgCCCTTTCTTGTCAACAGCGTATACAAAAATCGATGTCCGTAACAGCATCTTAACCATGGAATTTGATGGGGAAGTGGTTAAATTCGATGTGTACAAAGCTATGAAGTATCCTGATTCCATCGcaagtttaaattttgttgataTTATAGATCCGTTAGCCGATGATTTTATCGAAACtgatttgttttatgatttttgtaGGAAATTTGAGGATCTCGATGATGAAAGTGAAATCATTTCAACTCTTTCCTCCATTTCTGATTCTCGATTAATTCCACCTAAACCCCTTCCCTCAATTTTGCAGGAGCCACAACTAGAATTGAAGCAACTTCTATCGCATCTCAAATACGAATTTTTGGGCGATAACCGAACCTTGCCAATTATCATTTCAAGTGAATTATCACGACAGGAAGAGGAAGAATTGATTGTTGTTTTGCGCACCTATAAAAAGGCAATTGGGTGGACATTAGCTGATATCCAAGGCTTAAGTCCATCCacttgcatgcataaaattaaaACAGAGGAGAACGCGAAACCAACGAGAGAAGGCCAGCGACGTTTAAACCCACCAATGATGGAGATTGTGAAGGAGGAGATTCAAAAGTTGCTAGATGCTGACATTATCTACCCCATCTCTGATAGCAAGTGGGTAAGTCCGGTCCATGTTGTGCCAAAGAAGACTGGAATTACGGTGGTCGAAAATGCCGAAGGAGAAATGATTCCAAAGAGAGTACAAAATGGTtggagaatgtgtatcgattataggAAACTCAACTCACAAACCCGAAAGGACCATTTTCCTATACTATTTATCGATCAAATGATCGAAAGACTTGCTGGAAAAATACATTACTGTTGTCTTGATGGATTTTCTGGATTTTTTCAGGTTCCGGTGGCACTTGAAGACCAAGAAAAAACAACATTCACTTGCCCTTTCGGAACTTTCTCCTATAGAAGAATGCCTTTCGGTCTTTGCAACGCTCCGGCCACATTCCAACGATGCATGTTAAGCATTTTCTCCGATCACATCGAGCGAGGAATAGatgtatttatggatgattttactaTTTACGGTAATTCATTCTTTCAATGCCTTTCCAATCTTTCTTATGTTCTTAATCGATGCATTgaatttaaattggttttaaacTACGAGAAATGCCATTTCATGGTAAGTAAAGGATTGGTACTCGGTCATGTGGTTTCGGCCCAAGGAATTGCCGTTGATAAGGGAAAGATTGATGTAATTCGCTCACTTCCATACCCTACTTCGGTGAGGGAAATTCATAGTTTTCTTGGCCATGCAGGTTTCTACCAACGGTTCATAAAGGACTTCTCTAAGTTGGCGCAACCTCTTTGCCGATTACTACAAAAGGACGTGAATTTTACTTTTGATCAATCTTGCAAAAATTCATTCGATGAGCTTAAGGGAAAGCTTATATCCGCACCAATTGTACAACCACCAAATTGGACTTTACCATTTGAGATTATGCGTGACGCATCTGACCTTAGCATGGGAGCCGTTCTCGGCCAAAGGAGTAAAGAATGACCACACGTGATAGCCTATGCCTCTAGGACTCTCGACTCGGCTCAACGCAACTACTCGACAACGGAAAAAGAGTATTTTGCTGTCATTTTTACATTAGAAAAATTTCGTTCTTATTTATTaggaactaaaatttttattttttccgaTCATGCAGCGCTGAAATACTTGATGAATAAAAAAGAAGCAAAGCCGAGGTTGATACGATGGATTCTCTTACTGCAGGAGTTCGATATTGAAATCAAGGATAAAAAGGGAAGCAAAAACTTAATAGCTGACCACCTAAGCTGTTTGCGTACTTCACCAGTCGAACCTCCCCTACGAGAACAATTTCCAGACGAAACATTGATGGAAGCACACGCATCATTCCCATGGTTCGCCAATTTGGTGAATTTTCTAGCTACGGGTAAATTTCTGAACAATCTATCTCAATCTGAGATCAAACGCATAAAAAGAGAGTCTCGATACTACATTTGGGAtgatccatatttatggaaaaattgCTCAGATCAAATCGTACGATGATGCGTAAGTAACAGCGAGGTAAAATCCATACTTGAGTTTTGTCATTCCTACGCTTGCGGTGGACATTTCGGCCCTAAACGAACTGTACACAAAATTCTTGAGTGCGGATTTTATTGGCCAACCTTGTTTAAAGACacttacaacttttgcaaagcaTGTGACAGGTGCCAAAGAGGCGGAAATCTAAGTCGAAGGAGTGAGATGCCATTAAATCCTATAcacatctgtgaaatttttgatgTGTGGGGGCTCGATTATATGGGGCCATTTACCTCATCATTTGgaaatttatacattattttgGCCGTTGATAACGTTTCGAAGTGGGTAGAGGCAAAAGCCACCCGAGAAAATGATGCGAAAACCACAACTAATTTTTTACGTGATTTTATTTTCTCAAGATTTGGAACTCCGAGAGCGATCATTTGCGATAGAGGAACACATTTCGTTAACCGAGTCATCGAAGCTTTGATGAAGAAATATGGCGTGACTCAGCGGATAGCAACAGCTTATCATCCACAAACCAACGGACAAGCAGAGGTTTCAAATCGAGAAATCAAGTCAATCCTAGAGAAGACTGTTAAACCAAACCAGAAAGATTGGAGCGTGAAGTTAGTTGATGCGTTGTGGGCATATCGCACGGCCTACAAAGGACCTACGGGATGTCACCTTACCGACTTGTTTTCGGCAAACCTTGCCACTTGCCTGTCGAACTCGAGCATAGGGCATTTTGGGCGGTAAAGGAATGTAATATGGAGATGAACGCTGTTGGTGAAGCACGGAAACTGCATATCCAAGAGCTTGAGGAGATTCGCCGTAACGCTTACGATAGCGCACAAAATTATAAAGAGCGAACAAAAGTATTTCATGACAAGCGcatttcatttaaatcattttcCATTGGGCAGAAAGTTCTCCTatttaactcaaaattaaaaatttttgcaGGAAAACTTAAGTCCAAGTGGAGCGGACCATTTACCGTGATCAATGTTTTTCCTCATGGAGCTGTAGAAATTGAGGATAGCTCAGGTGCACAGTTTAAAGTCAATGGACAACGGCTAAAACCTTTCTTCGAGAGCACACCAATCGGACTAATTGAAGAAATCGGGTTGGAAGAGCTAAAAATCTGACAGGAAAATGTCGAGcttaacgacgttaaacaaagcgCTAAATGGGAGGCAACCCatttgtttacttttcatcaattttaattttttttttatttttatttctatttgtcGTTTGTTCAGAACCCTCCAGGCCCTAGAAGAGAACATCACGGAAAAACTCTCCTTCCTTTACCTCAACCGTGGCCGCTGTCGTCATTGATCACGGGGAGTATCCTTTACCTTTCTTTGTTCTTAAATGtactttacatttttttttccatattGGGACCATACGATTAAGTGAGGGGGAGGGTAAAGGATGACATTAATTTCGCCTTGCTTGtcatatttgtttgatgatatgttTGTTTGAATTGATTAGAAGAACAACTCCTTTGCCGTTGCTTGTCGCTAAGCATGTTATGATTATTTTAGTTCATAAAGATACTTAAATTCTAGCATGTTTGATAATCGAATAATATGAGTAAGTCCAATTTGACAACCCTTACAATTTGTCTTGATGTTGTTAGTTGAATTTCTCACCTAGCTTAATTAATTAGCCCATTTTGTGAGAACTTGAGCCTTTAGcatgtatgattatattttcaTGCTCCTTTTTCTTGCCTGAGAGTGTCAATTTGGACATTGGAATCTAGAACTTGTGGCTTGTATGCATTTTAAGATTACATTGGAATTTGATGCATTAATATGATTTAGGCATTAGGATTCACCATTTCTTTTCCCTTAATGAACCAAGTTGAAACCTAATCCCGTTTTCTTTGTTTTCACAAGATGTTAAACCTGAGCCTTTTCATTTATTCCTCTCTTCCACCCTTGACAAGACAAAGAGCATAAGTTTGTGAGATCatgttccaaaaaaaaaaagacaaaaaagacaaaaaaaaaacaaaaaaaaagaagaagaaataattcgaaaaaaaagaaaaaaaaagaaaagagagaaaaaagaagttaaaaaaataaataaaaaagtttgatGATTTGTTCATTATAGCTACCTTTGCTTAGTTTGCTTATTCTTGTTGCCTATGTTTTCTAAGGTTGTGGACATGATATAGTTACTTGTTGGGAAACTCTTGTCTTGATTTTCTTTAGCCTCATTTTAGCCTTATTCCCCACCTttacctaagccccattacaccCTTTATTAAAAGTCCTAATGATTTTTGCATCTCATTTCTTTAAAGTAGTGGAGAATTGATCTTGCCACAAGCCTATGGAAACCCTTATTCAAATTTTGACTTTGAGTGAATTTGATTTCTACACCCGAAACACTTTTAGTGATTTGAGTGCATCTTGGTAAGAATTAAGCTGAGGTTAGAATTTGATTGATAATTGATAGACAATGGTAAGGTTGAATGATTGTTCTTGCTTGCACTTATTCGTTTTGATTCATGTTTTATTCACGTCATTTTTTGTGCACTTGAACTCTCATAAATTTGTTTAAGACTTGCAACGGTCTAGGAGAAAGATGATTAAgcttttgattaatttatttcaaacatACTTGAGGGCAAGTATGAGACAAGTGAGGGAGAATTTGATGTACTCTTATATTTGACACTTTTTGCTTGTTAATTCCCTTGTCTTATGAATTTTTCACTACTTAattggttgtatttgatttatttcttgtGTAGTGAACCCAATACTAGAAATGGCAACAAAAAGACGTAATCtgcagttttttttctttttattctgtcACGGctggagtcgtgggcacgacgCTTATTTTGTCACGGctggagtcgtgggcacgacgCTTATTCTGTTACGGctggagtcgtgggcacgacgCTGGGCGCGACGCTGATCTAACGTGGCAAATCAGAAGTCAACACAGGGAATATTCTGgaaacaacttatcttgatctattgACGTGATTTGAGGGATTTtggatttcattttcataattttaaagatattatctttttttttgattaattttCCTTGTTGATTTGGGCATTTGAAGCCTATAAATACCCACTTTGGGTAAGGCTAAGGGATCTCTTGTCTTTTGTTCTTATTGCtactttgttttcatttttaataaaattttcttcttttgttttatttctactttactttattttattttatgtttttacattATCAAaacatgttaagcatgataatCAATATCATGCTTGGCTAATTTTTCTCAAGCCAAGAGCTAGTACGAATCAATTCCTCACGTGAGAATTGAATATTGCTTAAATCCCTTCGGGATACATTTTCGTCTTTCTGCTTAGATAGTTTGGCAATCGgccttactaaaatttttaaacgtttttcaaataaaaaaggaTCCGTTGGTCTGGAATCGTTTAATTTTACAGTTGGGAGGAAGGATCGGCCTGTGGCATTTCGACTTCCTATGAACACTCTTAGCGGCGGTCCGCTAAGGAAAGACGAGATCGGAAATGATTCTTGATAAGACAACTTCCGAGTTGGGCTTTTCCTgttttaaaactaagtattttaaCGGCGATAGACGTGGTTGATTTACTTAAGAATCGACTTTCGAAGATAGACTTGGGAAGATTGGTTACCTGAGAGAAAAGTAAGTTACGATGGGTCGGGCCTCGTAGACTGTAACCGACATGAATCCCGGAGCAAAAATCTATTTTCGATGATCGTGGGAATTGACGAAACTAGCTCGAGGTGATTCTTATATTCGTGTTTATTCAACTTAATCtttcatcttctttattttattgcttttattttaataCATCTTTCTTTGCacttttacttgtttattttattttcttgttactTCTCAAATCaccttttttattttccatttcagcTCCTAGGTCGAGAACAAGAAATTTAATCAAAAATTCCATTAAACTCCCTGTGGATCGACCCTCTTTCACTAttctatctttttatttatttattttatttttgaagacgtttattttattttgataggaAAAACGACGCCTGTCAATGTATTTgcataaatatgtaaaattttagacttattttTGGGATAGACACAAGATtttagataattaaatttaaaatttactgtATTTatccataataataatattaaaacaataatttcaaattaaggcTATCAAGAATTTAATGATAacaacatataatataataattatgttaataaaatgacgaaattaaatttttatctttataattttttaattaaaattcaatctctataaaaaaaattaatttcgcCACCTAACAGTCTTTTAGTGTTAGACAAAGGAGTCATCCTTTTGGAATGAATTTTCCTTTTCACAAAATATTGATTTTGCAGGGAATTAAGTGTACCAAACATATTCCTTCCATGGCAGTATAAAAGGAAACTCCATTTCAGAAAATTTTATCACAAAATTCTCCTCTCTATCTTTTCAAAGTGTTTCTCCACCTAGTCTCTTTCACAAGAAAATGGCAAGCTCAAGGGTGGGATGGCCTGTCTTGGGCTAGTTTCATGCATGGTGGTTGTGCCAAGCTTGGCCATGGTTTACAAtgctttttaataaattaattttaaataattatgataTATTGATAGATCACTGAAATTTCGGTTtcacttatttttttttcttgctgtttttaattaaaaaattattatctcCTGTTATCACattcataaaattatattatttacaacaaaataatattatatttactaagtaaaattgataacatatgcattcgaataaatatgaaaaaatttggTGTTATTTTTTGTATGGAAACAAGATTTTAGATAATCGAAtttaattattagaaaataaGACTATTAAGAATTTAATGATAATAACCTATTATTACAATATATTTGAATATTAACACCCATATATATGAATTGAAGTGAAATaaggaaaattaaaaatatttttcttaattgagtaaatatatattaaagttatTTTCTATATAAGGAAAGTAGAAGATAGTCTTATCTTATTAAACATTTTGATATCTTTTCATATTTCGTTAAGATTCTCttaggtttaaaaaaaataaaaaaataattattttaaaaaaataattttaatgatttttaatcttagaaatagtttttatatattttttaaactttttcaagtttgactaaaaatacataaaattaaatagaaagcttttttttttgtaaaattagaatACTAAATAACTCATtatgctaaaaataaaaatattaaatatataattacaataaattaaaatttatatatccaTAAATTAGATAATAATGTTTctcacaatttaatttaaaataaatataatttaacttttcCTCAACTCTTATTACAATTCGAAAAAGTATAATTCAAAATTCTCTTAAAAATAGCAAcagattaaaacaaaataaaaagaattaattaatGGTTGTAAAATCTTTTCAATTAATGACAATgaaacttttaaatatattttaattataaattttaaataattatgataTATTGATAGATCACTCAACTTTTCGTTTCACTAATTTTTTCTTGctattttaaactaaaaaaataattatctcccATTATCATATTCATAATATTATAGTTACTAAGTAAAAttgataatatatgtatttgcataaatatgtgaaattttgaaattgtttttgACCTCGATATAAGATtgtaaatcaaatttaaaaatttactatatttattcataacaataacaataaaacagTTATTTGAAATTaaggttttaaaaaatttaacaataataataacctattattataatatattcgAATATTAACACCTATTAATGGGAGTAAAATAAGGAAAATCAAAAATATATTTCTTAATTGagtaaatatatattagaattcCTTTTTATATAAGGAAAGTAGAAGATAACATtatcttattaaatatttttattctttctatATTTAGATATGATTCTCTTCTGTTACTTTTagctatttttagaaaataatattttactaaaattcttttagatttaaaaaaataaaaaaaatatttttaacttttaagacttacaaaatattataagccaaattatattaaatatgaaaaatatcgTATAAAATTctatatcattttttaattatttattggcatttcaataaatttatcaatatcatttatatataattttgatattttttaacttAAACTTAAAccatgaaccaaaaattctaaattttaaatcttaaactTAATATTTCGATTCAAGATacggattaaaatttaaaaaatacaaaatgacacCACACGGAATCCGTGTTTCTTGCAATGTTTAAccttcaaacacatataaatcaaccgcttatataattatatatatacatatatgtttgtatataataatttttatattctttcgTAATTCCTTGAAATTATAATTactctaaaattattttttttgtaattgttaatttatttttgaattgaatctaaattaaataatgtgaaatttaattatattttatattttcatttcaaagtataaatatatttcgcgattgaaattttatttgagtatgatttgcaaaatttttaggAAATTTAACTGCAAAATAAAAAacgagaaattaaaaaaaaaaacaagccaTAACTAAGAGTAATGAGTTATACCGCAGGACACTTAtataatgtaaataaaattaacaataaataaataaaattaactaaacatcaaataaag comes from the Gossypium hirsutum isolate 1008001.06 chromosome A06, Gossypium_hirsutum_v2.1, whole genome shotgun sequence genome and includes:
- the LOC121230695 gene encoding uncharacterized protein; the protein is MANQTIRELAAAPAVQQPLCITFPQGTTPFQLKTGLIHLLPTFNGLPSESPHKHLAEFHMVCSSMKPQGVSEDQIKLRAFLFSLAGMAKEWLFYLPPNSITTWAELSRVFLDRYFPAAKASDLRRSILGIQQRSDESVYDYWERFKKLCASCPQHGLSEQTLLRYLYEGMLPMEKKMVDAASGGALINMTPENARTLISTMAANSQQFGSSSEPNRRVHEVSTVSLENKIDKLTDIVNSLVTGKIGAAKVCRIYTMPNHPTDSCPMLQDETGA